Part of the Pseudobdellovibrionaceae bacterium genome is shown below.
CAAAAACATTTCGCATTTGATCTACTAAGTTTTGAATGTCTGGGCGTGAGTCGGTCAACAAGTCGATGAGGTCATTTTGCTCATCGTCAGTTAATGCGAGTTCTTTCGCCTTGCCCAATCCTTCTTGTACCACTATTCGATCCACTGCCACGACCCGATCGATTTGGCGTTCAAATGTTTGCACGACTCGTATTATTTCCTGGACTTTGTAAAAATGGGGGTGAAAAAAACGCGTGATGCTTTGCCATTTGCGACTGAAAAACCCTTCACTAAATGGATTTCCTTCGTATTCTTTTTGAGCTGCATCGATAAGGTTTCTAATGGTTCGATAAAGTGTATAGTGGAGGGTTGTGGCCGAGGTGCTCGAGTTTACATACTCGATATGTCCATCGAGACTGTTTTTAGGGTTGAATCGGGGATTTGTTAGAATCTTATTTATAACATAGGTGGCATTAGCCAAATAGAAAAGGCCTGGGAAGCGTTCATTGAGTTCCAAAAGGTCGTAAACCACAAACTCTAACTCTGGAAACTCCAAAAATGTTTTTTTGAGCCCCTCATTAACCTGGCCCGTTCGAATCTCTTGGAGTAGCTCCGCCGTATTGGAGTGTTTTAAATAGCTAACTATCTGTTGTTGTTGATTTTGATTGAGTGAATCAAAAAATGCTTTGAGTCGATTTTTTTGATTCTGAGTGAGGTGTTGGTCGGACCGTGAAATAGCGTTGGTTGAGGGGTCAAGCATATCTCCACAGCGAGAATCAGAGCCAAAGGCCGCAACCTTTAGGAAAATCAAAAACAACACACTAAAATAAATAATCGCTTTCATATGAGGTTACGCCACTCGCAAATCTTGTGCCAGCTCAATGCGAAAGAATGTCAGGCAACGCGTTGATGTTGCTGATGAAAAATTCAGGCCAAGGTCAAAAGATGATGATGGATTTAACAGCTCGCAAAAATTGGCACTTTTCAATAAAAATCTGGATTGCAGATTCCAAATTTTTTACTGGCAGGGATAATGCATGAAAATCGTTTTAAATAAGCCGCCGGTTACTAGAACGCAATAGTAGTCAGCAGATAGCATATGAGGGTCAATTTTGGGCAGTTTTAGTAAAACATTGATAGCACTTACGAGGATTTTATCGGTTCTAATTTTATTGAGCCCATTGGTTGCAATGGGCGGCGCCCGCGACGAAATTATAGGTGCCATAGACAGTTCCCTTGTTATTCATCCTAGTGTGACCTACTCGGTTGATCCGACTATTGCCCGTTGTGGTGAGTTGTACCCCAACGGTTGGAGCCAAAAGGTGGATCGAGTTGTAGAGGCACCTTGTCGAGATGATTACAATTTAGAAACAAAAGGCAAATACACCTTGTTCAAAGAAAACGGCCGGCTGGGAATAGAATTTTCAATTTATTTTCACTATACGGGTGAGTTGGAGAATTTCGAAAAAGCAAAGCTGAGATTAGCTCAGTCCCTGGAATGCGTGGGTCTGTTTTTTGAACGATCTGGCTTTCAGTTTAGAATCAACTATGAAGTAGGCATGGGAATGTGGGGTAGATTTTTTGGGGACAAAAACTATGATGTTAAAGTGAATCTGATTGATTCGGGTGCGGCAGAAAAATATAGCTGGCCGCTCTACTCTCAAGGGGGAAAGGGGTTTAAAACATCTCTCCCATTTTCAAAAATGTGTGCCTTACACATTCACGAGCTTTTGCACCATACAGGGCTACATGACACTTATCCCATTTATGAAGATATATCTGTTCAAGATAAACATCTATGCGACGGTCGCCAGCGAGTCGAAGATCTGACTGATATAATGAATAATGCGTACGTGACCCACAAACCGCCATTTGTATTTTTAATGCCCTACGCCATCCAGACGATTCTAGAGCCTGTGTGCAGGTAAGTGTACCGAAACTCTAGACCCGCTCGAGCCGGGCATATTTTGCCACAAATTTTTTCGCAGTTCGGTCTTGAAACATCACACTGACTTTTTGCATGTCGCCGCTTCCTTCTACGGCATAAATGGAGCCAACACCGAAGGTGGGGTGCCGCACTCGCATGCCTTTTTCGAAATCTGAGGGCTTGTGTGAGTTGGGATCATCTGAAAAATCCTCATATCTCGGCATGGAATCAGCAAAGTCATCAAAGCCGGACGAGCTGGTTTTACGTTCGTACCCTGGCGAGTTGACGCCGTACTTCTGTAGAAAACGGGGGCGAGACATGGCAGAAGTGCGTTCCACATATTTTTCGGGTATTTCATGAAAAAACCGACTGGGTGGATGTTGTTGTTCTTGGCCCCACACCCGGCGGTTGCGAGCGTGAGTCAAATACAAATGTTGTCGGGCCCGGGTCATGCCTACGTAGGCCAAGCGTCGCTCCTCTTCCACATCATCATCGTCATCTTGAAAAGAGCGAGCACTGGGAAATAGGCCTTCTTCCATGCCCACAATAAAGACCACCGGAAACTCGAGGCCCTTAGAAATGTGAAGAGTCATCAGGGTCACTGAGGTTTCGCTTTCATCCATTTGGTCCACGTCAGAAACTAAAGCCATTTCTTCTAAGAAATTTTGTAGGGTGGCGTCTTCACCTCGCTCTTTTTCGAATTGTAAAATGGCATTGTTAAATTCTTCTAAGTTGTCAATGCGCGCACTAGCCTCGGGAGTGTCTTCAAGCTTTAGTTTTTCCACGTAGCCGGTTTCATCTAGAATGCTCAAATACATTTCATTCAAGGACATGTGGTTTACGTTGTTACGAAGTCGCTCCATAAGGCTAAAAAATTGCCCAAGCTTGTTTCTTGCGCCCGCGTGTACCAATTGACTTTCAATAATTAGCGGCAGCGTTTCATAACTGCTTTTGTTTTCGGATGTGGCTAAGTTTTCTAGGCGCTCTACTGTGGTTTTGCCAATGCCTCTGGCGGGTACATTGATAATTCGTTTGAGTGCCATATCGTCAGCCGGGTTGAGTGCCAGTCGCATGTAAGCTATTACATTTTTAATTTCCATTCGATCATAGAACTTGAGGCCCCCAACAATTTTGTAGGGCAATGAGGAAGCGCGCAACTGTTCTTCAAGTACTCGCGATTGGGCGTTGGTTCGATAAAAAATGGCAAAGTCCTCGTAAGAGTAACTTCCGGTGTTCATTAAGTCTTGAATTTTTTTGACCACAAAACGGGCTTCTTCATATTCGTCAGTTTCTTCGCGAATATGAATACGACTTCCTTCGGGATTATTTGTAAAAAGGGTTTTATCTTTTCTTTGCGAGTTGTTCTTAATCACATGAGATGCGGCTTCAACAATCACTTGCGTCGATCGATAATTTTCTTCAAGCTTTATAACTCGGGCTTCTGAAAAATCTTTTTCAAAATCCAAGATATTGGTGATATCGGCGCCTCGCCAGCTATAGATGGACTGGTCTTCGTCACCGACCACGCAAATGTTGTGGTGCCCTGAGGCCAACATTTTGACAATGAGATACTGTAAGTGATTTGTATCTTGGTACTCATCGACCATGATAAAACGGAATTTTTGCTGGTATTCTTCAAGGACGGCAGGGTAGAGGCGAAACAGCTCATATGTTTTTAACAAAAGGTCGCCAAAATCCAAGGCGTTGGCCTTTTTCATTTCTTGTTCATACAGTTTGTACACGGCCAAAGATTTTTCATCCATAATGTGATGGCTGCGCTTTTCAATATCTTCAGGAAAGAGAGCCAGTGATTTGGCTTCATTGATGCGGGATCGAAAACCTTTGGCTGGGTGAATCTTGTCGTTGATATTTAGGGTGTTCATCACTTTTTTAATGAGCGCCAACTGGTCAGAATCATCATAGATGACGAAAAACGGTTTATACTCCAGGAGGTGAATGTGCTCGCGCAGGATTCGGGCACAACCCGAATGAAAGGTGGTCACCCAAAGGTCTTCGTGAATGGGGACCTGCAAATCCATCAACAGCGATCTCACTCGCGCTTCCATTTCGCGCGCGGCCTTATTAGTGAATGTGACGGCAAGGATTTGCCCCGGTGTGGCCTCTCCCTGCAAAATCAGATTGGCCATCCGATAAGTCAGCACGCGGGTTTTCCCGGAACCGGCCCCGGCTAATATGAGAAGTGGTCCCTGTAAACTGTTCACTGCATCCCACTGGGGGCCGTTGAGCTGTCTTTGGAACGGGTGAGTTTCTGTGTTCATATTCGGATGCCCCTTTGTCGCAAGAGAGATAGGCTTACCTTAATCCGACCATTATCTCAATGATGGGACCTTGTGGGGTTGCATTCCCGGGATTTTCAAGTTAGTGTCCCCCCAGTGCCCCGACATTTTAATGCGCAGCATAAAACATCTGCGTAGGCAAGATTAGAGGAAATAAAGAATGGCCAAATTGAGTGCAGTAAACAAAAACAATCGGCGTAAAGAAAAGGCCGATAAGTATTGGCAGTATCGCCGTGAACTAAAAGACAAGATCGTTAACGAAAAGCTTTCGGACGAAGATCGTATGGATGCTCAAATGAAATTGCAAAAGCTTCCTCGCGATACATCGCCATTTCGCGTGGTCAGTCGTTGCCGAATTACAGGTCGTCCAAAGGGTGTTTTGAAAAAGTTTGGTCTTTCAAGAATTGCCCTTCGTGATATGGCTCTTGATGGAAAGCTTCCGGGCGTCACAAAATCTTCTTGGTAATTGTTGATTGAGTTCAGCAAAGAAAAAAAACCGGCCCCACGCCGGTTTTTTTTTATTTTTTCTGGACGCTATTGGCGTCGAGGCATTCACTTTTTAATGCCTTAATAAATTTCACAAAGCCGTGGGCTTGTTGCTCAAGCAGTTGAGCTGAGTTTTCATCAGTGATGGCTCCGTCTTTGAGGATGTTCCAAATATTCATCAAAAAAACCCGAGTGGGAAAACAAAAGGCATTTCTATAACCGAACACTCCCTGCAGGTGTTCTACAGGTCTTAGGCCGCCAAAGCGTCCGCCGAGTCCAACAAATGCCACAGGTCGGTGTTCAAAACTTTTTGGATAACTCCATTGATCAATAAAATACTTGAGCACCCCCGGCATGGAGCCATTATATTCCGGCGTGATCATCACAAGCCCGTCAGAAGAGTTCACTTTTTCTACGACTTCGGCGAGACTCTTCGGAAGGGGTTCGTCGTTGTAGGCTCCTTTTACGGCAGACTCTAGAGGCACGGTATGAAGGTCAATGATCTCCGTTTCAGCACCGGCTTTCACAAGGTGCCCTCTTACGATCTCTGCCACTTGTCGAGAGCGCGAGTCTTTTCTGTCTGAACCACTAATAACTTGAATCACGGTTTACCCCTTTTTCATCGAAAACAAAGTTGCTATTTTTTCACCACGAGTCGGCGGCTGTAAAGTCTGTTTTGGCCCGGTCCAAATGCTGTCACATCTATTTGAAGCAAAGTGGGCTTCACCAGGCTTTGTATAATCATATAATTAAGGCTTTCAGCACGACCGGTAATCTGTCGAAGATTGGGGGTTTTGTCCCATCCAGAGGGATAGGTCTTCGCATGAATCCCACTGGTGGTGATTTCAAATGTGGGATAGGCGAACTCTGGGGGTTTAATGGCCATAACTTCTGTCAGGTGTCGATCGCCAGATAGAAAAATCACCGGACTTTGTGTTTTCCCCAGTCGATCCATTGTGTTTTTAAAGTTCATGGGATGGTTGTATTCATAGGACTCGAACTTGTGATATCCCCCCCAAATTTGATCACCGTTAATAATCCATGTGGGCATAGAGCCGGCGTTTAGATTTTCAAGAATCCAGTTTTCTTGGTCTATGCCCCAGTGGGTCTCATCATCATCATTTTGATTGTTGGGAGAGCGAAAAGTTCTGTTGTCAGCGAAAAGGAATCCCTGTTGAAAGCCTTTAAAGTATTGGGACACACCAGGTCCTTTGATCAACGAATCCGACAGGGCCCGTTGGGGGAAGAAGGCTCTAAATATTTCAGCCGACTCATTTTTATACTTATAGGTTCGATCACCATTGTTGGCGCCATAGTCGTGATCATCCCACACAGCGAAAATAGGGGTTAGTGAGGAT
Proteins encoded:
- the rpsN gene encoding 30S ribosomal protein S14, translating into MAKLSAVNKNNRRKEKADKYWQYRRELKDKIVNEKLSDEDRMDAQMKLQKLPRDTSPFRVVSRCRITGRPKGVLKKFGLSRIALRDMALDGKLPGVTKSSW
- a CDS encoding UvrD-helicase domain-containing protein, with protein sequence MNTETHPFQRQLNGPQWDAVNSLQGPLLILAGAGSGKTRVLTYRMANLILQGEATPGQILAVTFTNKAAREMEARVRSLLMDLQVPIHEDLWVTTFHSGCARILREHIHLLEYKPFFVIYDDSDQLALIKKVMNTLNINDKIHPAKGFRSRINEAKSLALFPEDIEKRSHHIMDEKSLAVYKLYEQEMKKANALDFGDLLLKTYELFRLYPAVLEEYQQKFRFIMVDEYQDTNHLQYLIVKMLASGHHNICVVGDEDQSIYSWRGADITNILDFEKDFSEARVIKLEENYRSTQVIVEAASHVIKNNSQRKDKTLFTNNPEGSRIHIREETDEYEEARFVVKKIQDLMNTGSYSYEDFAIFYRTNAQSRVLEEQLRASSLPYKIVGGLKFYDRMEIKNVIAYMRLALNPADDMALKRIINVPARGIGKTTVERLENLATSENKSSYETLPLIIESQLVHAGARNKLGQFFSLMERLRNNVNHMSLNEMYLSILDETGYVEKLKLEDTPEASARIDNLEEFNNAILQFEKERGEDATLQNFLEEMALVSDVDQMDESETSVTLMTLHISKGLEFPVVFIVGMEEGLFPSARSFQDDDDDVEEERRLAYVGMTRARQHLYLTHARNRRVWGQEQQHPPSRFFHEIPEKYVERTSAMSRPRFLQKYGVNSPGYERKTSSSGFDDFADSMPRYEDFSDDPNSHKPSDFEKGMRVRHPTFGVGSIYAVEGSGDMQKVSVMFQDRTAKKFVAKYARLERV
- a CDS encoding NAD(P)H-dependent oxidoreductase; the encoded protein is MIQVISGSDRKDSRSRQVAEIVRGHLVKAGAETEIIDLHTVPLESAVKGAYNDEPLPKSLAEVVEKVNSSDGLVMITPEYNGSMPGVLKYFIDQWSYPKSFEHRPVAFVGLGGRFGGLRPVEHLQGVFGYRNAFCFPTRVFLMNIWNILKDGAITDENSAQLLEQQAHGFVKFIKALKSECLDANSVQKK